A section of the Paenibacillus odorifer genome encodes:
- a CDS encoding amidohydrolase, protein MNNNKTIIKGGYFLTPGTDEPVLSGYMTIEDDLITYIGKEEPQMEAGVQVVDGSRLLFMPGLVNTHGHAAMSLLRGYGDDLALQVWLQEKMWPMEEKFTGDDVYWGTSLSVLEMLKGGTTTFLDMYDHMDRVAEVAELSGIRSVLMRGVIGLCPEDVQNHKLAEAISFARNWHGKADGRITTMISPHAPYTCPPDFLVKFVQAAHDLDLPMHTHMSETKREVEQNVADYGLRPVAHLENLGMFTRPSIVAHGVHLNDEEIEILARHNVGVSHNPGSNLKLASGVARVTDLLKAGVKVSLGTDGAASNNNLDMFEEMRLAALIHKGVSGDPTAVPAPEALRMATEYGAQSIFLNNVGRLAVGMKADFIAIDIDQPHLLPHTDLLSHAVYSASAKDVEHVWVNGKQVIKHGQCLTLDEEAIRRKAQEAFEGLLKR, encoded by the coding sequence ATGAACAACAATAAAACGATAATTAAGGGCGGGTATTTTCTGACTCCGGGAACGGATGAGCCGGTTCTGAGTGGATATATGACTATTGAAGATGATTTAATCACTTACATAGGAAAAGAAGAGCCTCAGATGGAAGCTGGAGTGCAAGTGGTTGATGGCAGCCGTCTGCTGTTCATGCCTGGACTTGTAAACACACATGGTCATGCGGCGATGTCTTTGCTGCGTGGATATGGAGATGATTTAGCGCTACAAGTGTGGCTTCAGGAGAAAATGTGGCCGATGGAGGAAAAGTTCACCGGTGATGATGTATACTGGGGAACCTCCTTATCTGTATTGGAAATGCTGAAGGGTGGAACTACGACCTTCCTCGATATGTATGATCACATGGACCGAGTAGCTGAGGTAGCTGAGTTATCAGGTATCCGTTCCGTATTGATGCGTGGTGTGATCGGGTTATGTCCAGAGGATGTACAGAATCACAAGCTTGCGGAAGCGATTTCTTTTGCCCGTAACTGGCATGGAAAGGCTGACGGTAGAATTACTACTATGATCTCACCGCACGCCCCTTATACTTGCCCTCCGGACTTCCTGGTTAAGTTCGTGCAGGCAGCGCATGATCTGGATTTACCGATGCATACGCATATGTCCGAAACGAAACGTGAAGTGGAACAAAATGTGGCGGATTACGGGTTGCGTCCTGTAGCTCACTTAGAGAATCTTGGAATGTTCACACGTCCCTCGATAGTTGCACATGGTGTTCATTTAAATGATGAAGAGATTGAGATCTTGGCTCGCCATAATGTGGGTGTCTCTCATAATCCGGGCAGTAATTTGAAGCTGGCTAGCGGAGTGGCTCGGGTTACTGATCTTCTAAAAGCTGGTGTGAAGGTGTCTCTTGGCACGGATGGCGCGGCAAGCAACAATAACTTGGATATGTTTGAAGAGATGCGGCTTGCAGCTCTCATTCATAAGGGTGTCAGCGGTGATCCAACGGCTGTTCCAGCTCCAGAAGCTCTACGTATGGCTACAGAATATGGCGCCCAGTCCATCTTTTTAAATAATGTAGGCAGACTTGCTGTTGGGATGAAAGCTGATTTCATTGCAATTGATATAGATCAGCCGCATTTGCTGCCACACACAGATCTGTTGTCTCATGCAGTTTACTCTGCTAGCGCTAAGGATGTTGAGCATGTGTGGGTGAATGGTAAACAGGTCATCAAGCATGGACAATGCTTAACCCTGGATGAGGAAGCTATCCGGCGTAAAGCGCAAGAAGCCTTCGAAGGTTTATTGAAGCGTTAA
- the asnS gene encoding asparagine--tRNA ligase, with protein sequence MANKSVIKNVNEHVGESVVIGCWVNNKRSSGKIQFLQLRDGTGYIQGVVVKSEVPEEVWDAAKSLTQESSLYVTGIIREEPRSQSGFEMTVTGIELLHLTENYPITPKEHGVDFLMDHRHLWLRASKQRAVLVIRAEIIRAIQQFFNESGFTKVDPPILTPTSAEGTTNLFHTKYFDEDAYLTQSGQLYMEAAAMALGRVYSFGPTFRAEKSKTRRHLIEFWMIEPEMAFTDHEESLKVQEEFISFVVQSVLKNCRAELEAVGRDISKLENIKAPFPRITYDDAIKFLNDKGFEDIAWGDDFGAPHETAIAEAYDKPVFITHYPASFKAFYMKPDPNRPEVVLCADMIAPEGYGEIIGGSQRIDDPALLEERYKEHNLSMDSYKWYMDLRTYGSVPHSGFGLGLERTVAWICGLDHVRETIPFPRTLYRLYP encoded by the coding sequence ATGGCTAACAAGAGTGTAATCAAGAACGTGAATGAACATGTTGGAGAAAGTGTTGTTATCGGTTGTTGGGTAAACAACAAGCGCTCCAGTGGTAAAATTCAGTTCCTGCAGCTTCGCGATGGTACAGGTTATATTCAGGGAGTTGTAGTGAAATCAGAAGTGCCTGAAGAGGTATGGGACGCAGCTAAGAGCCTCACGCAGGAAAGCTCATTGTATGTGACTGGTATTATTCGTGAGGAGCCTCGCAGTCAATCCGGTTTTGAAATGACTGTTACCGGAATTGAACTTCTGCACCTTACAGAGAATTATCCAATTACTCCGAAAGAGCATGGCGTTGATTTCTTGATGGATCACCGTCACCTCTGGCTCCGTGCCTCGAAGCAGCGGGCTGTTCTGGTTATTCGTGCGGAGATTATCCGGGCAATTCAACAGTTCTTCAACGAGAGCGGATTTACAAAGGTGGATCCTCCGATTCTGACGCCAACGTCAGCAGAGGGAACTACTAACTTGTTCCACACGAAATACTTCGATGAGGATGCTTACCTGACCCAAAGCGGACAGTTATACATGGAAGCTGCAGCTATGGCACTGGGCCGTGTATATTCCTTTGGACCAACCTTCCGTGCGGAGAAATCTAAGACTCGTCGCCACTTGATCGAGTTCTGGATGATCGAGCCGGAAATGGCCTTCACAGATCATGAAGAAAGCTTGAAGGTTCAGGAAGAGTTTATTAGCTTCGTAGTGCAATCCGTATTGAAGAATTGCCGTGCGGAGTTGGAAGCGGTAGGCCGCGATATTTCCAAGCTGGAGAATATCAAAGCACCATTCCCACGCATTACTTATGACGATGCGATCAAGTTCTTGAATGATAAAGGCTTTGAAGATATTGCTTGGGGTGATGATTTCGGTGCACCTCATGAAACAGCAATCGCTGAAGCATACGATAAACCTGTATTTATTACTCATTATCCTGCTTCATTCAAAGCGTTCTACATGAAGCCGGATCCAAATCGTCCTGAAGTCGTACTGTGTGCTGATATGATCGCTCCTGAAGGTTATGGAGAGATTATTGGGGGTTCACAGCGGATCGATGATCCTGCACTGCTTGAAGAGCGTTATAAAGAGCACAATCTTTCGATGGATTCTTATAAATGGTACATGGATCTGCGTACTTACGGATCTGTACCTCACTCCGGTTTTGGACTTGGGCTTGAGCGTACTGTAGCTTGGATCTGTGGTCTTGACCATGTACGTGAGACTATTCCATTCCCACGTACACTGTACCGCCTCTACCCATAA
- a CDS encoding DnaD domain-containing protein codes for MDGKTWSTWSEGVSFGLENGMAVIPYALLKYYRKLNLSGSEAMLLIHLLSFRQVEGIEFPSLEELQVVTGRSISVLAGELQKLMKEGFISIDGDNDELRDIHYERYNFSGLYGKLGAYLATAVQENEQDKDKGAYGTSAPRAAASGGGFGTPPTSPSSLGDKEESRNLFSIFEKEFGRPLSPMECETISSWVDQDRYPEELILLALKESVFAGKVHFRYIDRILLEWARNRVKNAQDVKTYTQKFRNGGR; via the coding sequence ATGGACGGCAAGACATGGAGTACCTGGAGCGAAGGCGTCTCCTTCGGTCTGGAGAACGGAATGGCCGTCATACCTTACGCTTTACTGAAGTATTACCGGAAGCTGAATTTAAGCGGAAGTGAAGCCATGCTGCTGATTCATCTGCTCTCCTTCAGGCAAGTAGAAGGGATTGAGTTCCCTTCTCTGGAGGAGCTTCAGGTTGTAACTGGTCGTAGCATTTCCGTTCTAGCCGGAGAATTGCAGAAGCTCATGAAGGAAGGTTTCATTAGCATCGATGGAGACAACGATGAGCTAAGAGATATCCATTATGAACGCTACAATTTCTCAGGGCTATATGGAAAGCTAGGTGCTTATCTTGCGACAGCTGTACAAGAAAATGAGCAAGATAAGGACAAGGGAGCATATGGAACATCAGCTCCCCGGGCTGCTGCGTCAGGTGGAGGATTCGGAACTCCCCCCACATCTCCTTCTTCACTTGGAGATAAAGAGGAGAGCCGGAATCTATTCAGTATTTTCGAGAAGGAATTCGGGCGCCCGCTGTCTCCAATGGAATGTGAGACGATTTCCAGCTGGGTGGATCAAGACCGATATCCTGAAGAGCTGATTCTATTAGCACTCAAGGAATCCGTATTTGCGGGGAAGGTTCATTTTCGTTATATCGACCGGATATTGCTGGAATGGGCCCGTAACCGGGTCAAGAACGCTCAGGATGTTAAGACGTATACACAAAAATTCCGCAATGGTGGAAGATAG
- a CDS encoding redox-sensing transcriptional repressor Rex — MKSDKISEAVVRRLPVYLRFLNDLQNREILTVSSQELGQKLDLNPAQIRKDLAYFGDFGRKGIGYDVTYLIEKIRHILKLDQQLNVALVGAGNLGHALSNYNAYLKDTMKITAIFDSYAPKVGRKINSLTVQPMDELGSTIREQGIRIAIITVPDSEAQNVADILISSGIEAILNFAPVILKTPPNIRVHAADFTTDLQSLAYYLRDGKEESEHEQQ; from the coding sequence ATGAAATCGGATAAAATATCAGAAGCCGTTGTTCGCAGACTACCTGTGTATTTGCGTTTTTTGAATGATCTCCAGAATCGCGAAATATTAACAGTTTCCTCTCAGGAACTTGGACAAAAGCTTGATCTTAATCCCGCACAGATTCGTAAGGATTTAGCGTATTTTGGTGACTTCGGCAGAAAAGGTATCGGCTATGATGTAACGTATCTTATTGAGAAAATCCGTCATATTCTGAAGCTGGATCAACAGCTTAATGTAGCTTTAGTAGGGGCAGGTAATCTCGGACATGCCTTGTCTAATTACAATGCATATCTCAAAGATACTATGAAAATCACGGCTATATTTGATTCGTACGCTCCTAAGGTTGGACGTAAGATCAACTCCCTTACTGTGCAACCGATGGATGAACTAGGCAGCACGATTCGTGAGCAAGGTATTCGCATTGCCATTATTACCGTACCTGATTCAGAAGCTCAAAATGTAGCAGATATTCTCATTTCTTCTGGGATTGAAGCAATTTTGAACTTTGCCCCTGTGATTCTGAAGACACCACCGAATATCCGGGTGCATGCAGCTGATTTTACAACTGATCTGCAAAGTCTTGCTTATTACTTGCGGGATGGAAAGGAAGAAAGCGAACATGAACAACAATAA
- a CDS encoding AAA family ATPase: protein MPKYLKEILIGFVPVLFIFMAFLGINIFPIVIAAGMLTALLIIAHLRGGLAVNAGAGKKRKKDGPSKLTFEEIGGQDNAKQELREALDFLIRHEEISKFGIRPLKGILLTGPPGTGKTLMARAAAHYTNSVFVAASGSEFVEMYVGVGAGRIRDLFKDARTRALKENKQSAIIFIDEIDVIGGKREGGQQREYDQTLNQLLTEMDGIYNNETPRILLVAATNRKEMLDSALLRPGRFDRHIQVDMPDKKGRKSILELHAKNKPLHVNVNLDKISEEAYGFSGAQLESVMNEAAIYMMREELTEVEQRHLSMAIDKVMMGEKTDRETNHEEKKRVAIHELGHAIMAELLRPGSVSQVTLTPRGQALGYVRHNPQQEQYLYTKDYLEDQIMIALGGAAAEEMYYGGRSTGSRGDFDQALNIVETMMKSGLTSLGIAKLEMVTTEELMKENSKILDELMVRTHDHLEKQRNVFDYSLDILMKEEVLSGEQFRCQFRDSVRLPA, encoded by the coding sequence ATGCCTAAATACCTTAAAGAAATTCTAATCGGATTTGTTCCTGTCTTGTTTATTTTTATGGCTTTTCTAGGCATTAATATATTCCCGATTGTAATTGCTGCTGGGATGCTCACGGCTTTACTTATCATTGCTCATTTAAGAGGCGGACTTGCGGTAAATGCAGGTGCCGGGAAGAAACGCAAGAAGGATGGACCTTCAAAGCTTACTTTTGAAGAAATTGGCGGGCAAGACAATGCAAAGCAGGAGCTTCGTGAAGCGTTGGATTTTCTGATCCGGCATGAGGAAATCAGCAAATTCGGGATTCGGCCTTTGAAAGGGATTCTGCTTACAGGCCCTCCAGGAACAGGTAAGACCCTTATGGCTAGAGCAGCAGCACATTATACGAACTCTGTATTTGTGGCAGCATCAGGCAGTGAGTTTGTAGAAATGTACGTAGGTGTCGGTGCCGGCCGTATTCGCGATTTGTTTAAGGATGCCCGTACCCGCGCCCTTAAGGAAAACAAGCAAAGCGCTATTATTTTCATAGATGAAATTGACGTAATTGGCGGTAAGCGTGAAGGCGGACAGCAGCGAGAATATGATCAGACCTTGAATCAGCTGTTGACCGAGATGGACGGGATCTATAACAACGAAACGCCGCGCATTCTGCTGGTAGCAGCCACTAACCGTAAAGAAATGCTTGATTCAGCATTGCTGCGTCCTGGACGGTTTGACCGTCATATTCAAGTCGACATGCCTGATAAAAAAGGCCGTAAATCGATTCTCGAATTGCATGCCAAAAATAAGCCGCTTCATGTAAATGTGAACCTCGACAAAATTTCCGAAGAAGCCTATGGTTTTTCCGGTGCTCAGCTCGAAAGTGTTATGAATGAGGCAGCAATTTATATGATGCGTGAGGAATTGACAGAGGTTGAGCAGCGGCATCTGTCGATGGCGATTGACAAGGTTATGATGGGGGAAAAAACGGACAGAGAAACTAACCACGAAGAGAAAAAACGGGTGGCGATCCACGAATTGGGACATGCCATTATGGCAGAGCTGCTGCGTCCGGGAAGTGTTAGTCAGGTTACGCTGACTCCGCGGGGGCAAGCCCTTGGTTATGTACGTCACAATCCTCAGCAAGAGCAGTATTTGTACACCAAAGATTATCTCGAAGATCAGATTATGATCGCACTTGGTGGAGCGGCTGCAGAAGAAATGTATTATGGCGGACGAAGCACTGGTTCGCGTGGCGATTTTGATCAAGCCCTGAATATTGTCGAAACCATGATGAAATCCGGATTAACTTCGTTGGGTATCGCCAAGCTGGAAATGGTTACCACCGAAGAGCTTATGAAGGAAAACAGTAAAATATTGGATGAATTGATGGTGCGTACTCACGACCACCTTGAAAAGCAACGAAATGTATTTGATTACTCCCTTGACATTTTAATGAAGGAAGAAGTGCTCTCTGGAGAGCAATTTCGATGTCAATTTCGTGACAGCGTGCGTTTACCAGCATAA
- a CDS encoding acetate/propionate family kinase: MNILVINSGSSSLKYQLYNMADESVLAKGLVERIGMDSSILNHKPTGKAEVTEVSEILEHNTAIRKVLACLTDKEHGVIESIKEINAVGHRVVHGGEFFKASALVDADAKTKIRQLFDLAPLHNPAAMMGITASEVNMPGVPQVVVFDTAFHQTMPEKAYMYAIPRVLYNKYKVRRYGAHGTSHDFVSKAAAEYLERPLEDLKIITCHIGNGGSVTAVQDGVSVDTSMGMTPLEGLMMGTRSGDLDPAIVPYVMNKEELSVGEVNSMLNKHSGLLAISGVSSDMRDIIEGMEKGEPNSTLAFEMYEYRLRKYIGSYAAAMNGVDAIVFTAGVGENASLLREKLLNNLTFLGIELDVEANKVRSGDPRRISTVDSKVQVLVVPTNEELVIARDTNRIVQGING, translated from the coding sequence ATGAATATTCTAGTAATTAACTCCGGTAGTTCTTCTTTAAAATATCAATTGTACAATATGGCTGATGAATCCGTTTTGGCTAAAGGTTTGGTGGAACGTATCGGGATGGATTCCTCCATTCTGAACCATAAACCTACTGGTAAAGCTGAAGTAACAGAAGTAAGTGAAATTTTGGAGCATAACACAGCGATTCGTAAAGTTCTAGCTTGCCTAACGGATAAAGAGCATGGCGTTATTGAATCCATTAAAGAAATCAATGCTGTGGGTCACCGTGTAGTACATGGTGGTGAATTCTTCAAAGCTTCCGCACTTGTGGACGCTGATGCCAAGACTAAAATTCGTCAATTGTTTGACCTTGCACCACTGCATAACCCAGCAGCAATGATGGGGATTACGGCTTCTGAAGTAAATATGCCGGGTGTACCGCAGGTTGTTGTATTCGATACTGCATTCCACCAAACAATGCCTGAAAAAGCTTATATGTACGCGATTCCTAGAGTACTGTACAATAAATATAAAGTTCGTCGGTATGGCGCACACGGTACATCACACGACTTCGTAAGCAAAGCTGCTGCGGAGTACTTGGAGCGTCCGTTGGAAGATCTGAAGATCATTACTTGTCATATCGGTAACGGAGGTAGCGTAACTGCAGTTCAAGATGGAGTGTCTGTGGATACTTCCATGGGTATGACTCCTCTGGAAGGTTTGATGATGGGGACTCGCAGTGGTGATCTTGATCCAGCAATTGTTCCTTACGTGATGAATAAGGAAGAATTGTCCGTAGGAGAAGTTAACTCCATGTTGAACAAACATAGTGGACTCCTAGCAATTTCGGGCGTAAGCAGTGATATGCGTGATATTATTGAGGGTATGGAAAAAGGTGAGCCTAATTCCACGCTAGCTTTTGAAATGTATGAGTACCGCTTGCGCAAGTATATCGGTTCTTATGCGGCTGCTATGAACGGTGTAGATGCTATCGTATTCACTGCTGGTGTTGGTGAAAATGCTTCATTGCTACGTGAGAAACTGCTAAATAACCTTACGTTCCTGGGTATTGAGTTGGATGTTGAAGCTAACAAAGTTCGCTCCGGCGACCCGCGTCGTATCTCTACGGTAGATTCCAAAGTGCAGGTGCTTGTAGTTCCGACTAACGAAGAACTTGTCATCGCACGTGATACAAACCGTATTGTGCAAGGAATTAACGGCTAA
- a CDS encoding 3-hydroxyacyl-CoA dehydrogenase family protein, translating into MNFKKIGVIGGGTMGQGIAEMLAAKGLDVLLVEKTPEKLDYSYEMIETSLDKQLEKWAITQAEKKLILSRIQKVTHFAELSSCDMVIETIVEDLEEKKKILNQLDQVCPNHIILASNTSTLSLTELASSTMYPERVIGMHFIYPVAKVDLVEIVRGLKTSDATFEDTKSFVDEIVEKKGVMIYESPGFVTSRLICLFINEAMHVLQEGVASAQDIDDAMRIGYQFQYGPLEMADRFGLDSVLAALENMFREYGELKYRPSTILKKMVRAGQLGMKSGEGFFQYDKDGDRI; encoded by the coding sequence ATGAATTTCAAGAAAATTGGTGTCATCGGCGGTGGCACAATGGGACAAGGGATTGCCGAAATGCTGGCAGCCAAGGGCCTGGATGTATTGCTGGTGGAGAAAACCCCTGAGAAACTGGACTACTCCTACGAAATGATCGAGACAAGTCTAGATAAGCAACTGGAGAAATGGGCGATCACTCAAGCTGAGAAGAAGCTGATTCTTAGCCGCATTCAAAAAGTGACACATTTCGCAGAGCTGAGCTCTTGTGACATGGTTATCGAAACAATCGTTGAGGATTTAGAAGAAAAGAAAAAAATATTAAATCAACTGGATCAAGTATGTCCAAACCACATTATTCTTGCCAGCAATACGTCAACACTTAGCTTGACTGAACTTGCAAGTTCTACAATGTATCCGGAACGCGTGATCGGAATGCATTTCATATACCCTGTAGCTAAAGTGGATCTTGTTGAAATTGTACGCGGTCTGAAAACTTCAGATGCTACTTTTGAAGATACAAAATCCTTTGTTGATGAAATTGTTGAGAAAAAAGGTGTAATGATTTATGAATCCCCAGGATTTGTAACATCACGCCTCATTTGCTTGTTTATCAATGAAGCTATGCACGTGCTGCAAGAAGGCGTTGCCTCCGCACAGGATATTGACGATGCTATGCGTATTGGTTATCAATTCCAATATGGACCGCTTGAAATGGCTGACAGATTCGGTCTGGATTCGGTTCTTGCTGCACTTGAAAATATGTTCCGTGAATATGGTGAGCTGAAATATCGTCCTTCCACGATCCTTAAGAAGATGGTGCGTGCAGGACAATTGGGTATGAAATCAGGCGAAGGCTTCTTCCAGTACGACAAGGATGGTGACCGTATATGA
- a CDS encoding DUF5590 domain-containing protein, giving the protein MKKRKKWILLGSVLILLLGFGLIQFYAYIMKDQWNERDIAKDVAKTRAGLTEVTKAQKSVWDENAVYWVLTGKNEAGTALMVWVRFTVDGKFAEGDDAVFAEELSKGTSEAQIRGIIKADLPDITIERLLPGVYNGEYAWQLFYKQSGRYYYQFYRFSDGSRMGEGYSLPKS; this is encoded by the coding sequence TTGAAGAAAAGGAAAAAATGGATCCTCCTGGGGTCAGTTCTGATTCTGCTCCTGGGGTTTGGACTTATCCAGTTCTATGCCTATATTATGAAAGATCAATGGAACGAGCGGGATATCGCCAAGGATGTTGCCAAAACCAGAGCGGGTCTAACAGAGGTAACCAAAGCACAAAAATCGGTTTGGGATGAAAATGCAGTGTACTGGGTTTTAACAGGAAAAAATGAAGCCGGGACTGCTCTTATGGTCTGGGTCCGCTTTACGGTAGATGGAAAATTTGCTGAAGGCGACGACGCAGTGTTTGCTGAGGAACTAAGTAAAGGAACCTCAGAAGCCCAAATACGCGGCATTATCAAAGCTGATCTTCCGGACATAACGATTGAACGCTTGCTGCCGGGAGTATATAACGGAGAGTATGCTTGGCAGCTTTTTTATAAACAGAGCGGTCGGTATTATTATCAATTTTATCGGTTTTCGGATGGGTCCCGAATGGGTGAAGGTTACAGTTTACCTAAAAGTTAA